In Trueperella pecoris, the DNA window TGGTGGAACGCGGCGAAGGCTTTGGCGAAGGTCTCTTGGACGAGGTCCTCGGCGTCTTGTTGGTTGCGGGTCAGGCGCATTGCGGCGCCGTAGAGCTGGTTGAGGTAAGGCATAGCGTCGCGTTCGAAACGCGCGCTGCGCTGTGCAGGGCTCTCGTCTTCGACCCTCAGCTCTTCCGTCACTGCTTCTCCTTTATACCTGGCTCTCATGTAACGCAATGGGCGCCACAGTATTCCCTGCGGCGCCCAAAGTTGTTGTGCGTTAGCGGAATTCGCCTTCGCGCACGATGGTCGTAACCTCGAGGTCCTCGGTGAATGCGACGGCGTTAGCGCGCTCGCCAACCTTCCATTCGAGGGTGACGCCCGGGGTCTGCTGGGTGAGTCCGACGGCGTTGGCAGCTGCACCGACGCCGCAGCACACGGCCGCAGACATCTCCAGGTAGCCGCCACGCACCATGCGCTGGACTTCCTCGGCCACGCGCGCCGTTCCGCCCGCGATGGCACCGTTGCGCGAGAGCCGGGCGACGCCGTCGACAATATCGACGTCCTGGCCGCCGAGGACATACTTGCCGTCGGGCATACCAGCGCCCTCCATCGCGTCGGTGACGAAGACGACGCCGAGCGGATTGGCTTCCTGGATGAAGGTAACGACGTCGGCGACGAGGTCGGGGTGGACGTGGACGGTGTCTGCCACGAGTTCGACGACGGCCTCTCCCCTGCGGGCGGCGGCCATGAGCTCGCGCACGGGGCCGGGGTTACGGTGTCCGAGCGGGGGCATGGCGTTGAACAGGTGGGTCGCGGTCTGCGGTGGCTTGGGGAAGTTGATGTCCTTGGCGTAGGCCGCGGTGGCCTCGAGCAGCTCGCGGGTCTGCTCTTCGGTCGCTGACGTGTGGCCCCAGGAAGGGACGGCACCGTAGTCGAGGAGGAGCTTGGCGGCGGCGAGGGCGTCGTCCACTTCGGGAGCGATCGTCATCGTCTTGATCCATCCGCGCCCGGTTTCGAGCCACTGACGCAGCTCCTCAAGATCCGGCATGCGGATAGCGGCAGGGTTTTGGGCGCCGCACTTGGCGGGCGAAATGTAGGGGCCCTCGAGGTGAATACCGACGAGCTTGCCCTCATCACAGGCCTCGGCGAGGCCCTTGATCGGCGTGAGGGTGTCGATGAGGGAGACGGTGGAGGCAATCATCGCCGTCGTGCCCATCGATCGGTGGGCTTCGACGGCGGTGTCGACGCCGCGGGCGCTCGGATCATCCGGGAAAGACGCGCCTCCGCCTCCGTGGCAGTGGACGTCGATGAAGCCCGGGGTCACCCAGCCCTCAACCGAATCGTCGGCGGGGAAGATCTCAACGATGACTCCATCTTCGATCTTCAGGCCCGAGCCGACAAGCTTGCCGTAGCCGTCTAGCAGTTTTCCACGCAGCTCGGTCACTTGAGGACCTCCCAGCGGGTGCGGTACATGTCGGTGTTCTTCAGCTTCGAGGCGGCTGCCTCGTCACAGAAGACGACGACGGAGGGGTGCATCTGCGTGATCGAGGCCGGGCAGGAGGCCGTGATCGGCCCCTCGACCATGCCCGCAATGGCGTCTGCCTTGTTCTCGCCGATGGCGACGAGGAGGAGGTGCTTGGCCTCCATGATGGTGCCTAGGCCCTGGGTGATGCACTTGTCCGGGACGAGGTCCATGTTGTCCTCGAAGAAGCGCGCGTTGTCCTTGCGCGTCTGGTAGGTCAGCGCGTCGACGTGGGTGCGGGAGACGAGGGAGACGCCAGGCTCGTTGAAGCCGATGTGGCCGTTGGCGCCGATGCCGAGGATCTGCAGGAAGACGCCTCCGTTGTCGCGGATGTCGGCGTCGTAGGCTGCAGCGGCGGCCTTCGGATCGTCAGCCTGGCCGTTGGGCGTGTGGAGGTTGTCCTCGCTCAGGCCGGTCTTATCCTCCCCGACGAGCTCGGCGCGGAGCACGTTACGGTAGCCCTCGGGATGGGCGGGGTCGATGCCGACGTACTCGTCTAGCGCGAAGGCCTGAGCATCGGCGAGGGAGAAAGTGCCTGCCTCGTGAGCGGCGCGCAGCTGTGCGTACAGGCCCAGCGGGGTCGACCCGGTGGCGACGCCGAGGTTACGCGGCTCGGCTGTCTCCATCATGGTCATGAGGTAGTCGGCGGCTGCTTTGGCAAGCTCGGTCTCGTCGTCGAAAATTCCGATCTGCATGTTTGTCCTTTTACTTGGTGGCGTCTTACTTGGCGGCTTTACTTGATAGCGTCAGCGAACCACGTGGTGATCGTGGTCGGATGGGTGATGGCGGTTCCGACGACGACGGCGAACGCGCCGGCGTCCATGACCGCCTTGGCCTGTTCGGGCGTGTGTACGCGGCCCTCGCAAATCACCGGCGTGTCGGGGAATGCGGCGACGATCTCCTTGAGGAGCTCGATGTCGGGGCCGTCGGTCTTGGGGCGTTCGCCCGTGTACCCGGAAAGCGTGGTGGAGATGATGTCGGAGCCTGCCTCGACGGCCATGCGCGCGTCCTCAAAGGATCCGCAGTCGGCCATGACGAGCGCCCCATCCTTCTTCAGTTCGGCGACCGTCTCGGCGTAGGTCAGTCCATCGGGGCGCGGGCGGCGTGTGGCGTCAAGGGCCACAATGTCGGCGCCGGCCATGATGCAGGCGCGGGCGTGGCGAAGGGTGGGGGTGATGTACACCCCATCGTGGCCCTCTTTCCACAGGCCAATGACGGGAACATCCACCTGGCCCTTGATTGCTGCGATGTCGGCGAGGCCCTGGCAGCGGATGGCGGCGGCGCCGCCACGCTCGCCTGCGAGGGCGACCTGGGCCATGGTCTCGGGGTGGCGCATGGGTTCGCCCGGGTATGCCTGCGCCGAAACAATGAGCTTCCCGCGCAGTGATTCGATGAGATGGTTCATCTCTTAGCCTTCTTTCCTCAGGAAGTTGATGGCCGCGCCGTAGAGCGGTGCAGCGGAGTCCAGCATGCCAAGCTTGAGCGGCACGTGAGCGACGGGATCCATCACCCGTGCCGCATAGCCTGCGTGTACATTGTCCCACCATGTCTGCCCCGAGCGGGTCATAGATCCGGAAAGGACGATGACGGAGGGGTCGATACAGTTGGCAAGGGTCGCGAGGGTCTCACCGAGGGCGTAGGCTGACTCGGCAAAGACCGCGCCTGCCAGTTCGTGTCCGCCATCGGCGAGGTCTTGCAGCTCTTTGCCGTTTGCAACGGCGGGGTCGCTCTCGCCGCGGCGGGCGTTATACCAGTTGGTGATGCCGTGGCCGGACGCGATCGCCTCGATGTGGCCAGATCGGCCGCACGAGCAGGTGAGGTCATCGGCGAAGTGGTGGTGAATGTGGCCGTAGTGACCAGCAAGGAAGTGATCGCCGAAATCGATGTGGCCATCGCGGATGAGCGCTCCGCCGATGCCCGTGCCGACGGCGACCGACAGGACGCTCGTTGCTCCCCTGCCCGCGCCCCGGATGGCCTCGCCGAGGCCGTGGGCGTGGACGTCGTTGATCACGTGGACCGGCAGGCCGGTGGCCTCGCCGATCATGGCACCGAGCTCGGTGCCAGCCCAACCGGGCATCGTGTCGGTAGCCGACACGATCGCGCCCGTGTGGGGGTTGACCACGCCCGCGCTGGCGATGCCGATTCCGAGGAGAGAGGAACGGCCAGTACAAGCCTCGCGGACCATGTCCACAATGCGTCGTGCTACATCAGCACCGCCAGCGTGAGCGAGAGTCTTCATGGATTGGCTTTCACCCATGTGCAGACCATCAGCATCGGTGAAAGCCCAACCCACCTTGGTGCCACCGATGTCAATCGTGAGGATGTCACCCTTGGCACCAGTCATGATGTCCTCCTACTTGAGAAGCCCGACGGAGCGGAGGACCTGGGCCACTGCCTCGACGTTCTCGCCTTCGAGGGCGAGGACGGGTTCGGGCATCGTGTTCGTTTCGAACACGCCGAGCAGCATGAGCGCCGTCTTGAAGGCGCCGACGCCGGCCGCGTAGCCGGTCTCGCCGCTGGTGACCTGAACGATGCGCATGAGGCGGGTCGCCTGATCCTGCAGCTCACGCACCCGGTCCCAGTCACCCTCCTGGTAGGCACGCCACTGCTCGACGTAGACCACCGGGTCAACGTTTGCCAGGCCCGGAACCGAGCCGTCGGCGTGGGACATGTAAGCACCGTCGACGACGACCTCGTGGCCCGAGAGCAGGACCAGGTCGAGGCCCTCCTCGTCGCGCGCCTGGGTCAGGAAGCGGAAGGAGACGTCGTCGCCCGAGGAGTCCTTGACGCCTGCCAGCACACCGTCGCGGGCGAGCTCGAGGATGAGCGCCGGGGAGAGCTTGGTGTGCACACACACCGGGATGTCGTAGGCGAACAGCGGCAGATCGACGGCGTCGTGAATCAGGCGGAAGTGACGCTTAATCTCCTTGGGGCCGAGGATGGCGTAGAACGGAGCGGTGGCGACGATCGCGTCAGCGCCCAGTTCCTTGGCCACGCGTGCGTGCTCGATGCAGCGCTTGGTAGTCATGTCGATAACGCCGACCATGACCGGCACGCGGCCAGCAACGATGCGGATCGCGTTCTCGATGACCTCGCGGCGGCGGGCGTCGTCGGAGAAGACGACCTCACCGGAGGAGCCGAGGACGAACAGGCCGTCGACACCGGCGTCGATCATGCGGTTGATGGAACGCTCGAACGAGACGACGTCGAGGGCGCCATCGGCGGTCAGCGGGGTAACAACGGGAGGAACAACTCCACGGAATTTCATTGGTTTTCCTTAACCTAGCTGGGGATGGAGAAGCGACGGTGCCGCTCCAAGGAGTTTCTTAGTGTAGGGATCCTTCGGGTTTGCCAGCAGCTCCTTGGCCGGGCCCTCTTCGACGACCTTGCCCTTGTTCATGACGGCAATGGTGTCGGAGATGTAGCGAACGGTCTGGATATCGTGCGAGATGAAGACCATCGCCAACCCAAGCTCATTCTTCAGATCCATCAAAAGGTTGAGGATCTGGGCGCGAACCGACACGTCGAGGGCCGAGGTTGGCTCGTCGGCGATGATCGCGTCCGGGCGAAGCGCGAGCGCTCGGGCGATGGCCACTCGCTGGCGCTGACCGCCGGAGAGCTGGCCCGGCAGGGCGTCGAGGGCCGAGTGGGGCAGGCCCACCTGGGCGATGAGTTCCTCCACTCGGGCTTCGCGCTCGGCCTCGGTCCCGATGTCGTGGACACGCAACGGATCCATGAGCTGGTCTCGCACGTGCATGCGGGCGTTGAGGGCCGTGGCGGGATCTTGGAAGACGACGGAGACGACGCGGCCGATCTTGCGACGATCCTTGGCCGAACGCTTCGTTACCTCCTCCCCCTTGAAGAAGACCTGGCCGGTGGTGGCCTGCTGGAGGCCGCACATGACGTTCGCGGTGGTCGACTTGCCACAACCGGACTCACCGACGATGCCGAGAACCTGGCCGGGCATGACCTTCATCGAGACGCCGTCCACAGCGTGGACCTTGTTCGGGCTGAAGATCGATCCGGTGCGGGTCTTGAAGATGACGTGGAGGTCACGCAGTTCGATGATCGGGGTTTCGCTCATCGTTCTTCTCCCTTCGCTTCGTGGCGTGAACGCCGAGTGGCGCGTGCCGGGACGCCGGGCTGGGCGGGCGCCGGGTAGCCGGCGTCGGTCCATGCGGAGTCAGGAATGGCGGCGTAGTAGTGATCGTGGCCGGGGATCTCCATGCGCAGCGGCGGCGTGAGGAGTCCGACGTCGGGGTGGGAGGAGCGCGGCGCGAAGCGGTCGCCGACCGGGAAGTCCTTCGGCGAAGGCACCGTGCCGGGGACCTGGTGGAGACGCTCTGCGCCAGCCTCGATGGACAGAACCGAGCCGAGCAGGCCGCGGGTGTACTCGTGAACCGGGCGAGACAGGAGCTCCGACGTCGGAGCCTGCTCGACGACCTGGCCGGCGTACATGACCGTGATCTTGTGGGCGACTTCGGCGACGAGCGCGAGGTCGTGAGAGACGAAGACCATGGCGAATCCGAGCTTTTCGCGCAGATCGTTGAGGAGCTTGATGACCTGCTTCTGGACGGTCACGTCCAGAGCGGTGGTCGGCTCGTCGGCGATGATGAGCTTCGGGTCGCGGGTCAGGGCCATGGCGATAAGGACGCGCTGGCGCTGGCCGCCGGAAAGCTCGTGGGGGTAGGACTCCAGCGTGCGCTTGGGATCCAGGCCCACCAGCTCGAGCAGTTCTTCCGCCGTGCGGGTGCCGCCGCGTGAGGTGAGCTGCTTCATCTGGCTGCGGATGAGCATAGCCGGGTTGAGCGAGGACAGCGCATCCTGGTAGATCATCGCCATCTCGTGGCCAAGCAGAGCTTGGCGTTCCTTGGCTGTCATCTTGAGCAGGTCTTTACCCTCGTAGAAGATCTCTCCGGTGATTTCGGCGCGCGGGTCGATCAGGCCCATGACGGTCAGGGCGGTGATCGACTTGCCACAGCCGGACTCGCCCACCAAGCCCATCGTCTCGCCCTTGTGGACGGAGAAGTTAACGTGATCAACGACGTTGACATCGCCGTGACGCGGGAACTTGATCGAAAGATCGCGAACCTCAAGGAGAGGCTGGCCGGTTGCTTCTGCAACGAAGCGATCATGGCGCTGGCCTTCAACGACCTCAAGCTGGTCAAGGCGCTGCTGAAGAGACTCGGCCTGGGCGGCGTATGCCAGGCGCGGATCGAGGAGGAGCTTGTCCTGCTCGCGGTTGCCAGTGACCGCGTCGACCTTCTGGGCTGTCGACGGAGCGGCAACCATGGCGTCAGTGATGCCCTCGGACAGAATGTTGAGGCACAGCACGGTCAACATGATGAACAGGCCCGGGAAGAGCGCAGTCCACCACATGCCGAGCAGAACCGACAGGTTCGACGAGGCGTCGGACAGGACGTTACCCCAGGTGGGAACCATGGTGGATTGCAGGCCCGAACCGATGAAGGTCAGGGACGCTTCAAGGATAATGGCGTCTGCCACGAGAACAGTTGCGAACACAAGGACCGGAGCGGCGGTGTTGCGTGCCACGTGGCGGATAAGGATCCACGGTGCGCGTGCACCGGAGACGATGACGGCGCGCACGTAGTCCTCGCCGTAGGCGCTCATGACGTTCGCGCGAACGATGCGGGCCAGCTGCGGGATGTAAACGAAGGCGATCGAACCGATGATGACAGCCACGAGGCCCACCACGTTATCCGGCTCAAGGCGACGCGAGAAGACGAGCACCATGACGGCGGCCATAGCGATGCCCGGCACAGCCATGATGACGTCCATGACGCGCATGATGACTTCGCCAACCCACTTGCGCGAGACGGCGGCGACAGCGCCGATGAGCGAGCCGAAGACCAGTGCGACGAGCGTGGCACAGATGCCGATGATCAGCGAGAAGCGTCCACCGTAGAGGATGCGCGAGAGAATGTCGCGTCCGACGTGATCGGTTCCGAAGAAGAACTCGCCGTTGGGGGCAGTCCACTTCGAGGCCAGTTCGTCCGGGTTGTACGGAGCAATGAACGGCGCGAGGAAGGAAATAACAAAGATCAGGGCGAGGAACACCATTGCCAGGCGAGCGCCCAGCGACATGTTGGAAATGCGTGAGAAACGGGCGTTAGGTGCCGTGACCTTCTCGAGCTTCTTTTTCTTGGATGTCATCTGTTACACCGACCTAATACGCGGGTTGATGAGGAGGTAGAGCATGTCAACGATGATGTTGACGATGATGAAGGCGATTGCGACAACGAGTGCGCCGCCCTGAACGAGGTTGACCCAATTGTTCTGGATACCGAGGATGAGGACTTTACCCATGCCCTGCATGCCGAAGATGATCTCGATGACAACGGCGCCACCCATGAGGTAGCCCACGCGCAGGCCGAGAACGGTGACCGGCGTGATCAGCGCATTACGCAAAACATTGCGCCCGATGACGACGGAGCGGGGTACGCCAGCGCCGAGTGCGGTACGCACGTAGTCGCGGTCAAGTTCTTCAACCATGGAGGTTCGAACGACGCGGGTCATCTGGCCGATGACGGGGATTGCCAGGGAGAAGGCCGGCAGCAGCATGCGCATGAACCAGCCGGCGAAGTCCTCAGACATCGAGGGCAGGAGGCCCGAGACCGGGATCGAACCGCCGACGAACGCCAACACGAGGAGGGAGGCAAGCCAGAAGGACGGTGTTCCGATGCAGATCACGGAGAAGATGCGGATCACCTGATCGGCCCAGCGGTCGCGGTAGATTGCGGCGATGATTCCCAGCGGGAATGCGACGATGACGGCGATGATCAAGCCGAAGAAGGTCAGGGACAGGGTCACGGGAAGTGCGCCCATCACGATGTCGGTCACGCGGTTGGATTCGCCGACGCCATAGATACCCAGGTCGCCCTGGACCATGTTGATGATGTAGTTGGCGTACTGGACGAAGAAGGGATCGTTGAGGCCGTGGGCAACGCGGAATGATTCGAGTGCCTCTGGCGTCGCGTATTCACCGAGAGCCGTGTAGGCCGGGTCGATCGGCGAAAGGGACATGATGAAGAAGACGAGCAGTGTCACGCCGATCACCATGATAGGGAGCGCGATGAGGCGCCGCCCGAGAAGTCTAAGGAGGTTGTTCATATGTCCTGATTCCTCTTCTAGCAAAGAAGGATTGAGGTCAATGTGCGCCGGCTAGCGCTGGCCCGAATGGGCAGTAGACATGAAAAGTGGAGGGTAGGAGGACCCACCCTCCACTTTTCATGTCAGTGTTGGAATTACTTGGCGGAAGCGCCGACGAAGTTCAGACCAGTGGTGCCGATGCCGTGGCCGCCCACGACCTTTGCACCGTTGATGCCGGTGATCATCGTGCGGTGGAAGAGCGGGAAGATCGGGGCCTCATCAGCGATGAGATCCTGAGCCTCGCCCCACTTTGCCTTGGCCTCGTCACCCGTTGCTTGCTCGGCGGCGGAGACGATCTCGGTCAGCTTCTTGAAGCCCTCGGGGTTGGTCTTGCCCCATGCAGCGCGCTTCTTGGTCCACACGTTGTCGCCGTACCACCAGTTGATGATGATGCCCGGGTCAGCACCGAAGACCGAGGGGTCGCCGGGTGCGAGGGCGACGTCAAAGGTTGCGTTATCGACGTCGGCGAAGTTGGAGTAAAGATCGCCGGAAGCCATGGACTGAACATTGACGGTCAGGCCAGCGGCCTCGAGGTCCTTGCGGATCTGCGGTGCGAGGTTAGCGATCCACGGGTGATCGGTGGTGATCAGCGTGATCTCCTTCAGGCCAGCAGCCTCGAAGGCAGCCTTAGCCTTGGCGGTGTCCGTGGTGAACTGCTCGGCAGCTTCCTTGTACATCGGGTTAGCCTTGGGCAGGAAGGAGGTAGCTACGGTGGCGTCGCCGCCCATAGCTTCCTTGACGAGCTTCTCGCGGTCGATCGCGTAGTGGAATGCCTTGCGGACTTCCTTGTTATCGAACGGAGCCTTGGTGGTGTTGAACATGAGGAACGGGTTGTTGTAGCCCGGAACCTCATCGAGGGTCCAGCCAGCGGCCTCGAGCTGTGCCTTGGTGGCGCTCGGGACGGTCTCCATCACGTCGATGGTGCCGCCGAGGGCAGCGGAGAGACGAGCCGAGTCATCCTTGAGGACGTCCCAGTGCATCTTGGTGACCTTGGCCGGCTTGGAACCGTTGTAGAACTCGTTCGGAACAGCCTCAACGGCGGTGTTCGAGATGGTCTCGTACTTGAACGGGCCGGTGCCAACGGGCTTGGCCGTCATTTGCTTCTGATCGGAGCTTGCCGGGACGACCTTGACGTCGACGAGGCGCTCGGTAAGAGCGGCGAAGGGGTACTTCAGCTTGACGACGACGGTCTTGTCATCCTTCGCCTCGACCGAATCGATGAAGGTGAAGAACTGCTTGTAGATCGAGGTGTCGGCGGTCGTGCGCTTGTAGGACTCGAGGAAGTCCTTCGTGGTCACGTCGGTGCCGTCAGAGAACTTGGCGCCGTCACGCAGGGTGATTTCGTACTCGGTGTCCGAGACCTTCTTGGGCTCGCCAGCAGCAAGTGCCGGGAAGACCTTGTAGTTGGTCATGTCGAACTCGTACAGACCCTCAACCACGTGCCAGTTGGTGCCCATTGCGAGTGCCGAGGAGGTGGTCGACGGATCGTAGTTGGTCGTCTCGTATGCGACGCCCAGGTTGATCTGACCGGAAGGAGCTGCGCCCTCGGTGGAGGACGAGGTGGCCTCGCCCGTGGACGTGGTTTCCTTCGTCTTGGTATCTCCACCACCACAGGCGGAAAGAGCGAGCGTGGTAGCCGCAGCGACTGCTGTCAGCTTTGCCCAGCGCTTGGAAGAACGCATTTTGTATCCTCTCCATTGAGTTAATGTGAAGCGACATCGCTTCTCCATCGGGTATACTAATCGTATGTTGTCAGACAAGTCAGCGCAAGTGCTTTTGCAAAAGTTCTCCCCGACGACGATGTCGGGCCGCGCAAACGAGCCTATTGCCGCCATTAACCGCTCCTCCGCGACGATGGATGCAGTCAAGGCCTACATCCTCAACCACG includes these proteins:
- a CDS encoding N-acetylglucosamine-6-phosphate deacetylase; its protein translation is MTELRGKLLDGYGKLVGSGLKIEDGVIVEIFPADDSVEGWVTPGFIDVHCHGGGGASFPDDPSARGVDTAVEAHRSMGTTAMIASTVSLIDTLTPIKGLAEACDEGKLVGIHLEGPYISPAKCGAQNPAAIRMPDLEELRQWLETGRGWIKTMTIAPEVDDALAAAKLLLDYGAVPSWGHTSATEEQTRELLEATAAYAKDINFPKPPQTATHLFNAMPPLGHRNPGPVRELMAAARRGEAVVELVADTVHVHPDLVADVVTFIQEANPLGVVFVTDAMEGAGMPDGKYVLGGQDVDIVDGVARLSRNGAIAGGTARVAEEVQRMVRGGYLEMSAAVCCGVGAAANAVGLTQQTPGVTLEWKVGERANAVAFTEDLEVTTIVREGEFR
- a CDS encoding glucosamine-6-phosphate deaminase, whose protein sequence is MQIGIFDDETELAKAAADYLMTMMETAEPRNLGVATGSTPLGLYAQLRAAHEAGTFSLADAQAFALDEYVGIDPAHPEGYRNVLRAELVGEDKTGLSEDNLHTPNGQADDPKAAAAAYDADIRDNGGVFLQILGIGANGHIGFNEPGVSLVSRTHVDALTYQTRKDNARFFEDNMDLVPDKCITQGLGTIMEAKHLLLVAIGENKADAIAGMVEGPITASCPASITQMHPSVVVFCDEAAASKLKNTDMYRTRWEVLK
- a CDS encoding N-acetylmannosamine-6-phosphate 2-epimerase, encoding MNHLIESLRGKLIVSAQAYPGEPMRHPETMAQVALAGERGGAAAIRCQGLADIAAIKGQVDVPVIGLWKEGHDGVYITPTLRHARACIMAGADIVALDATRRPRPDGLTYAETVAELKKDGALVMADCGSFEDARMAVEAGSDIISTTLSGYTGERPKTDGPDIELLKEIVAAFPDTPVICEGRVHTPEQAKAVMDAGAFAVVVGTAITHPTTITTWFADAIK
- a CDS encoding ROK family protein; the encoded protein is MTGAKGDILTIDIGGTKVGWAFTDADGLHMGESQSMKTLAHAGGADVARRIVDMVREACTGRSSLLGIGIASAGVVNPHTGAIVSATDTMPGWAGTELGAMIGEATGLPVHVINDVHAHGLGEAIRGAGRGATSVLSVAVGTGIGGALIRDGHIDFGDHFLAGHYGHIHHHFADDLTCSCGRSGHIEAIASGHGITNWYNARRGESDPAVANGKELQDLADGGHELAGAVFAESAYALGETLATLANCIDPSVIVLSGSMTRSGQTWWDNVHAGYAARVMDPVAHVPLKLGMLDSAAPLYGAAINFLRKEG
- a CDS encoding dihydrodipicolinate synthase family protein, with product MKFRGVVPPVVTPLTADGALDVVSFERSINRMIDAGVDGLFVLGSSGEVVFSDDARRREVIENAIRIVAGRVPVMVGVIDMTTKRCIEHARVAKELGADAIVATAPFYAILGPKEIKRHFRLIHDAVDLPLFAYDIPVCVHTKLSPALILELARDGVLAGVKDSSGDDVSFRFLTQARDEEGLDLVLLSGHEVVVDGAYMSHADGSVPGLANVDPVVYVEQWRAYQEGDWDRVRELQDQATRLMRIVQVTSGETGYAAGVGAFKTALMLLGVFETNTMPEPVLALEGENVEAVAQVLRSVGLLK
- a CDS encoding ABC transporter ATP-binding protein, with amino-acid sequence MSETPIIELRDLHVIFKTRTGSIFSPNKVHAVDGVSMKVMPGQVLGIVGESGCGKSTTANVMCGLQQATTGQVFFKGEEVTKRSAKDRRKIGRVVSVVFQDPATALNARMHVRDQLMDPLRVHDIGTEAEREARVEELIAQVGLPHSALDALPGQLSGGQRQRVAIARALALRPDAIIADEPTSALDVSVRAQILNLLMDLKNELGLAMVFISHDIQTVRYISDTIAVMNKGKVVEEGPAKELLANPKDPYTKKLLGAAPSLLHPQLG
- a CDS encoding dipeptide/oligopeptide/nickel ABC transporter permease/ATP-binding protein; translated protein: MTSKKKKLEKVTAPNARFSRISNMSLGARLAMVFLALIFVISFLAPFIAPYNPDELASKWTAPNGEFFFGTDHVGRDILSRILYGGRFSLIIGICATLVALVFGSLIGAVAAVSRKWVGEVIMRVMDVIMAVPGIAMAAVMVLVFSRRLEPDNVVGLVAVIIGSIAFVYIPQLARIVRANVMSAYGEDYVRAVIVSGARAPWILIRHVARNTAAPVLVFATVLVADAIILEASLTFIGSGLQSTMVPTWGNVLSDASSNLSVLLGMWWTALFPGLFIMLTVLCLNILSEGITDAMVAAPSTAQKVDAVTGNREQDKLLLDPRLAYAAQAESLQQRLDQLEVVEGQRHDRFVAEATGQPLLEVRDLSIKFPRHGDVNVVDHVNFSVHKGETMGLVGESGCGKSITALTVMGLIDPRAEITGEIFYEGKDLLKMTAKERQALLGHEMAMIYQDALSSLNPAMLIRSQMKQLTSRGGTRTAEELLELVGLDPKRTLESYPHELSGGQRQRVLIAMALTRDPKLIIADEPTTALDVTVQKQVIKLLNDLREKLGFAMVFVSHDLALVAEVAHKITVMYAGQVVEQAPTSELLSRPVHEYTRGLLGSVLSIEAGAERLHQVPGTVPSPKDFPVGDRFAPRSSHPDVGLLTPPLRMEIPGHDHYYAAIPDSAWTDAGYPAPAQPGVPARATRRSRHEAKGEER
- a CDS encoding ABC transporter permease, encoding MNNLLRLLGRRLIALPIMVIGVTLLVFFIMSLSPIDPAYTALGEYATPEALESFRVAHGLNDPFFVQYANYIINMVQGDLGIYGVGESNRVTDIVMGALPVTLSLTFFGLIIAVIVAFPLGIIAAIYRDRWADQVIRIFSVICIGTPSFWLASLLVLAFVGGSIPVSGLLPSMSEDFAGWFMRMLLPAFSLAIPVIGQMTRVVRTSMVEELDRDYVRTALGAGVPRSVVIGRNVLRNALITPVTVLGLRVGYLMGGAVVIEIIFGMQGMGKVLILGIQNNWVNLVQGGALVVAIAFIIVNIIVDMLYLLINPRIRSV
- a CDS encoding ABC transporter substrate-binding protein: MRSSKRWAKLTAVAAATTLALSACGGGDTKTKETTSTGEATSSSTEGAAPSGQINLGVAYETTNYDPSTTSSALAMGTNWHVVEGLYEFDMTNYKVFPALAAGEPKKVSDTEYEITLRDGAKFSDGTDVTTKDFLESYKRTTADTSIYKQFFTFIDSVEAKDDKTVVVKLKYPFAALTERLVDVKVVPASSDQKQMTAKPVGTGPFKYETISNTAVEAVPNEFYNGSKPAKVTKMHWDVLKDDSARLSAALGGTIDVMETVPSATKAQLEAAGWTLDEVPGYNNPFLMFNTTKAPFDNKEVRKAFHYAIDREKLVKEAMGGDATVATSFLPKANPMYKEAAEQFTTDTAKAKAAFEAAGLKEITLITTDHPWIANLAPQIRKDLEAAGLTVNVQSMASGDLYSNFADVDNATFDVALAPGDPSVFGADPGIIINWWYGDNVWTKKRAAWGKTNPEGFKKLTEIVSAAEQATGDEAKAKWGEAQDLIADEAPIFPLFHRTMITGINGAKVVGGHGIGTTGLNFVGASAK